A window of Oryza glaberrima chromosome 2, OglaRS2, whole genome shotgun sequence genomic DNA:
ATCGTCCATCATCAAGTGGGCCGGCCGTGGCGATGATCTTTCTTGCGACCCTggatctcctcctctctctctctctgtccttcttcttcctcgattcctcttcctccccaacCCCacctgccctcctcctcctcctctctccagagagagagagagagagagagagagagagagagaggtcgtCAGTGAATGCGACGTCGTCCGCGCACGCGTCCTCTCCCgcgtcctccgcctcctcccgcgcgcTGCGTACGTGACAGCGCCATCTCCTGCTTGCAGCAGCTAGCAAGCAGCAGGCGCAACAGTATTACTGCAGATAGAGCTCTCGACCGATTGATCGATTGCTCACTGCCATATACATGATACTTACATACCGACGTACTACACACAGAGATAGAGATCGGAGCTATAGCTATTGCTATTGCTAGCCATAGTATAGTAGTACCCtttgctcctgctgctgctttgtTGCTTGCTTCCCTACActtctctctctcagctgctaGCTGCGCATATAATTATTCCCTCGCCAAGCTATATATATTTGCTTCCTGCCTTCTTCCCGAGCTCACACAATCGCCAACCTATACAGATATATGTGCTAGCTACTTCCAAGTTCCTACCCATCaatttctctcctcctcctcttcttcttctctgcaTCAATCTGCAGCTTAATTCTTAGCTATGTACATATAGCTAGCTACCACTTCCAAAATACTCCACAGAGATCAATCACATATAGATATAGCTAGATTGCTATAGACAGAGAGATCATCAAAGAAATTTAGCAGGTGATAGCCACATGGGGTTGAGGGACATCGAGCTGACGCTGCCTCCGGGGTTCCGGTTCTACCCGAGCGACGAGGAGCTTGTCTGCCACTACCTTCATAACAAGGTGGTGAACCAGCATCGcttcgccggagttggaggaggagccgccgccgccgccgccgccgccggcggcaccaTGGTCGAGGTGGACCTCCACACCCACGAGCCGTGGGAGCTACCAGGTAATCACTTACTcaatcaaaattaattaattaattaattaattaattactactccttTTTCCTCTCCCACAAGCGACCCTCCCACTAGCCGCTTAGAgagtcaactactagctccaaatcatttatagctaatgtaatagttaattcatacaatagttgtttactatactattaatatcttgtcctacctgtcatacacatattacgtcttagagtccgtgctacagctggctacatacctatagcccgctgcttttctctcttttcctttatctttttaaaatatatttatagctggcttatagcttgctattgtacgtacctgctcttagccacgcgccctctctctcccctctgctGCATGATTATGGTTAATTAAATCGTAGATGGTTCCTCCGTTTCCATGGAATGATTAATTACGCACGCAACCACGCTTTATTGGCTCCAATTAGGATTGTCGTTATTCTTCCCCCTTGTTAATTAACCAACAAGGCACGGGTCGATCCATCACGTATATCTCTGTGCGCGTATGTGCAACAGTGTTATATATTGCTTCTGGTGCAAGCATACATATACctatatctataatttatttctttatgACTGCAAGTGGGCTATCTAAGCTCTAGCTATAGCTTGTTCTCTTTGTCTCTTACGATTACGATCAAATTTCCCATCaatttttatacatgtttaaaatttaacttatttCATTCCATATCAACATTTTCTTCAGGACATACTACTATATGTGTGCATAAACTCTCCTTAATTTCCCCGCGCGCCGGCCCATCctattctcaaaaaaaaaaaaaaactgagaacaataaaaatatacataataTTGAAAAAGATTAAATTAACCGGTTTGTTTAATTTCCCTCAATCAAATCGATCTGCTTTCCAAAATTTCTGAATAATTAACGGTATTTCTTTACAAAACTGCAGGAACAAGTTTAATCAGAATCATATCGAACAATTAATCAAGTAGCTAGTATTATACCACATACTGAATATATTACGGTTGATCTCAGATTAGTCTAGATTAATCGAGTTGTGATGTGAAAAATTAATTATGGTGTGCATGCAGATGTGGCGAAGCTGAGCACGAACGAGTGGTACTTCTTCAGCTTCCGCGACCGCAAGTACGCGACGGGGCTCCGCACGAACCGCGCCACCAAGTCCGGCTACTGGAAGGCCACCGGCAAGGACCGCGTCATCCACAACCCCAagctgcacgccgccgcccaccgccgcgcctccaTCGTCGGCATGCGCAAGACCCTTGTCTTCTACCGCGGCCGCGCCCCCAACGGCGTCAAAACCAACTGGGTCATGCACGAATTTCGCATGGAAAACCCTCACACCCCTCCCAAGGTTAGTCCTCACAATCCAACTAATTTCTCGAATAATTTCCTTACTCCTTTCATcctcaaataaataaaatccagCACGGGTTATGGTATGACCTGTttagtcaaactgttttaaactgttttaagtttaaccaagtttgtagaaaaaataataatatttttaacccatgataaatttattaagaaaattaattcaattattgatttgataaactaatttagtatcataaatattactatatttatctataaaattagtcaaacttgaaatagtttgactttaactagAGTTAAAATGTGTTATAACCTGAAGGAGTATAGTAGTAACTTTTGGTTAATCAAGAGCTTGAGTTTGTGTGTTTAATTTTGCATATGTGCATGCAGGAGGATTGGGTGTTGTGCAGAGTGTTCTACAAGAAGAaggcggagacggagacggagtcGTCGTACAGCATGGAGAACGAGCAGGAGGCGGTGATCGCCATG
This region includes:
- the LOC127761537 gene encoding protein CUP-SHAPED COTYLEDON 1-like → MGLRDIELTLPPGFRFYPSDEELVCHYLHNKVVNQHRFAGVGGGAAAAAAAAGGTMVEVDLHTHEPWELPDVAKLSTNEWYFFSFRDRKYATGLRTNRATKSGYWKATGKDRVIHNPKLHAAAHRRASIVGMRKTLVFYRGRAPNGVKTNWVMHEFRMENPHTPPKEDWVLCRVFYKKKAETETESSYSMENEQEAVIAMARSAAAIKAGGCYSNSSSSHDPAAAGHHSPPPFPASLAACSSSHHYSSHPPPPPDHHHHHHMPVTGGGGGSLNEFIPTTSMALYSSIFDFSQHLDGGAVAASASAAGSRVDGGEQCGLMELGLEEHYNYNGLMPM